CCAATATAAAAGAGACCACAGGGGCACATAACAATATACACCACAAATTTAGTTCTTCATGTGATGACACTATCAACAGACACGTTCAAGCCGTCCAATTTAAGGTACCTTGGCTGGACAAACTGACTACAGAACCTGCAATGTCTGCatctacagtataattccctctcaAGATGattccactaaggctatgttcacactgagttttttgacgcgccaaaaaacttgtcaaaaacaggcccaaaaatgcctcccgttgacatgccctatcttcgggcgtttccgcctctgacctcccattgacttcaatgggaggcagagaaagcgtatttcgctgcgttttatgcccgcggctctcaatggccgcgggcgaaaaacgcagcgaaagttggcgtgcagggagaggaaaatctgcctcaaacttccaaactgaattttgaggcagaaattccgcctgcaaaaaaactctgtgtgaacatagcctaagccatGTCGTTTTGGGGGATGGTTAACAAAGCGTCTCTTCACCAAgatatctctaagggtatgtgcacacacactaattacgtccgtaattgacggacgtatttcggccgcaagtcccggaccgaacacagtgcagggagccgggctcctagcatcatacttatgtacgatgctaggagtccctgcctcgctgcaggaccactgtcacgtactgaaaacatgattacagtacgggacagttgtcctgcagcgaggcagagactcctagcatcgtacataagtagatgctaggagcccggctccctgcactgtgttcggtccggtacttgcggccgaaatacgtccgtcaattacggacgtaattagtgtgtgtgcacatacactaaggtTAGTGCTTCTTCGAAAAGAAACTATAGGTTGTCTAGCAGCTACCTCGGAGAGTAACGGATCCCTCTCAATCTTATACCAGTTCTTTCTGATCGCTGCATTTATCATATTTCCCATGGGGCCATGtcagaatattattattattattattattattattaataataattattattattattctttttttttgtagtgctccaagagccaaagcagtgccgatctttttctcactttgaacatttgctcattttcatgttttaccacaacaatttgaagaaaaaataaattaataaaagctGTGGTCGAACCCCGTCCACATAAAAGAAGATGATGTGTCGCGTGATTATTCATAATTAGGAAAAAGATTGGTGAGAAAGTGTTTGCTGCTCCTTGCAGTCGAGGGCAGCCAAGCAGAGCAGATCATAAACGAAGTGACACAGTGCTCTgtaagcgcttctgccacttcattttagcgattggtggggatctcagtgctcgatcCTCAAAACctctgacttgtcactatgacatatcaaaagttttagaaaagtatataggtacactttaagaatAGAACAGGCAGAAGCTGGTGTGTCATCACCAGCTGAGCCGGCCTGTACCATTTACTTGCTGTCACCTGTAATTAGACATTAACACAGTGTAGGAAGCGTCTCTGTCTAAAAAGCCGCTACTgcaatcttaggctatgttcacacagagtttttttgacgtggaaaccgcgccgcaaaactcggcaaaaacggcccgaaaatacctcccattgatttcaatgggaggcggaggcgtctttttcccgcgagcggtaaaaccgtctcggggGAGAAAGAatgaacatgccctatcttcgggcgtttatgcctctgacctcccattgacatcaataggaggcagagaaagcgtatttcgcagtgttttatgcccgcggcgctcaatggccatgggtgaaaaacgcagcaaaaatcggcgtgcagggagaggaaaatctgcctcaaacttccaagcgGAACtttgaggatatgttcacacggcttatttaaggacgtaattcgagcgtttttgcccctaattacgtccgaaatagcggctcaatagcgtcggcaaacatctgcccattcattagaatgggtcttacgcagttaaagaagtgcctgtcacttcttcagacgtaaatggaaccgttttccatggactccatggaaaaccagctccatttaacgtccgtaatcgacgcagcaaaaagcgcctgcacatgccattacggctgaaattacggagctgttttctcctgaaaacagccccgtaatttcagccgttacggacgctgccgtgtgaacataccctgaggcagaatttccccctgcaaaaaactctgtgtgaacatagccttattgagGAAAGTATGTCAGGCCTGAATATAGTTCATATCATATCCAAAGACATATCATGACAACCCTTGTCCATTCGCCGTTTTAGGACATATGAATGTCAAAGAGGGGCTCTATGAGTCAAAGTTGAAAGTTGCTGTCAAACAGCGACTTCCTTTGGCGGACTTTGCCCGTCCATCTATCACACGAACAGCCAATCATCTGAATGGGCGtcatgtaatattatattttccctgcagcggcgACTGCAAAATCAGGTGACGGCAAAATATTATTACTTTTATTCAGTCAGTCATTCATGTCTGTGTTATATCGTCTTCTTGTTTAGATAGCATCACTGTTGTTTTCTTTATGATTGCCCCTATATTATTTTGGGAGggttatcctaataaaaaacaatacacattataAGCATTATACACAATAATGTCATCATGAAGTTATAGGTATGATACAATGCAGCTCGACTGGGAAAATCCAAATAGCCTTTCTGTAGGAGAGAATTGATCACAAGCCATAAGGGACTTTCCTGGATTAGCACATGGTTTATCTATGTATAAGGCAGGCAAAGAGATGTCACACATTAACCTCCAGCTACGCTGACAGCAATGATCCCAAGCGGGAGCCTGTGTTTGTCACTTGCCCTCACACTTCTCATACTTCAGGGTGTTTCGCCAGGTAAGAAAAGATTGACTCAGATATCTTATTCCTGTGCACATTTCATGCGTTTGTGGATGTACGCTACATGATAAAAGTCAGAAATTATTCTTATATTCACTTAGATCAGACgtaacagtagcagcaaagattaGTTTGTCATGTTTGTCCACTGAGATATTTCAATAGGTTCACTTCAGTTTATGGAAAACCACAAAAAACACAAGATATCACAATAAATTGCGTCCAAGGACAAACTCAGCTCAGCTACAATGACAAATTCGGCTCTGTCTTCTCTGTATACATAGTGCATACATGGCATAATTTTCAGAGTAAAATGACAGAAATAGCTTACACTTGACCGTAATAATGTATAGCAGAGCTCAGTTTGTCAGAAGTAGAAGAGCAGAGTTTGTCATTGGACACAACTCATCCTGGTTTTGCACAAGACTGCTGCTAAAACTCCTATTCccactgcgtttttttatgctgattttaacgcagaaactgcatcggaatcagcaccaaataaTGCTCCAAATCTCCCTCCATTGGTTTTAAGAGAAAATTTATTTCTCTCGGACAGTTTTGTCCGATCGCGGAATAAAAACAAAAGCGTCATGCCATATAATGGAGCGTTTTTTTCTGAACCACCATTGTAATCAAAGTGAGGCTGAAAACAACTGCACTCTTTATTTGGAGCAGTTTTGACGTTGATTTTGCATTtgacaaattttaaaaaatggctaaaaaaacaattaaaaaaaacttcataAGTGTGACCCGTTATTTTTTGTACACATGCCCAATACAGCGTATGTCCTATGAGGGTTTTGGAACTGTAAACATTTTGTATATTATGTATCTTAGAACTGTACACATtttgtgtattatgtgggcatttGCTCTCATtattaacatatttttattgtatttcaGCATTTGGGATGTTTGACTGCTGTCGAAAACATACCACTAAAAAGTTTAAAGTTTCACAAGTGGGAATGTTCGAGAGCTACTATCACCAGGATTCTGCAGAGGTCTGTGACATTGACGCTATTGTGTAAGTTCCTTATAATGTTTTCGTTTTTTATTATGTGTAGTAGAAGTAGAAGTTACAGTGGAAGCAGTAGTGGTATTGGTGTTATTagtggtggtagcagtagtagtagttgtggttTTGGTGttattggtggtggtggtggtggtggtagcagtagtagtagtggtattggtggtggtggtggcagtagtattagtagtggtaTTGGTATTATTGGTGGTGGTAGCAATTGTAGTAGTGGTGGAAGAAGTAATAGTAATATAACAGGAATTATATAGAAAGTAGTAGTGAATGTGAATGTAGAAGtactggtggtagtagtagtagcagaagcagcagcagtggaagtgggaccaaacagcagaAAAAGTAGTGCAGTGATAGTAGAAGTAAGAATGATGGTagtagtcaggggcgtaactaggaatgactgggccccatagcaaatgtttgactgggccccctcctaagtgccacacgcagccccccttatagatagtgcccctgtagatactgccccctgtagattatgccatacagccccggtgtagacagtgctatacagcccactgtagacagtgtcacaccccacttgtagatagcgcccccaccttcccctgtagatatcgccataaagtcccctgtagatagcgccatacagctccccctgtaaattgtgctacacagcccccgtcccttgtatatagtgccacacagcccccctgtagattgcgccacaaacagccccctgtagatagcaccacacagcccccccccttgtaaatagtgccatacagccaccctagtagatagtgccacacagccgccttgtatatagtgccacacagccctccccttgtatatagtgccacacaggcccttgtatatagtgccacaaagccccctcccttgtagatagtgccacacagccccctgtagatagagcaagACACAGAGACCTGTAGactgggccacacacagccccttgtagatagtgccacacacagacccctgtagatagtgccacacagccccctgtagatagcgcaagatAAGAGACCTGTAGattgggccacacacagccccttgtagatagtgccacacacagccccctgtagaaagtgccacacagccccctgtagatagcgcaagatACAGAGACCTGTAGATTGGGCCACACAcagcttcaagggaaaacagctccggattttcaaccgttttttaagcaactcccgttttttgcagcgttttttacagccgtttttggtgctgtttatctatggagtcaatgaaaaacagctccaaaaatggctcaggaagtgacatgcacttctttttcgcaggcgttttttaagcggctgtttttcaaacggctacgtaaaaaaacgccccgttggaacagaatgccgtttttcccattgaaatcaatgggcagatgtttggaggcgttctgcttccgatttttctgccctTTTTCGGCCGttgacggcccgaaaaacggccgaaaataagacatgtgaacttacccttattgtGTAAGTCCCAGTAATTTATGTATCAGTGTCCAATTTTATTCTATTAAGCTTGACAGTTATGTGTGAATGCTTTATACATAGTCCTAATAATTTACATCTAATTCATGTTTCTAGTAGTAAATTCCCTATACATGAGTAAGTTGCAGATAGAATTAAGCAGAACACCCATTATTTTATATGACAAGGAGCTAGGACTATTTACTAGCTGCAATATACTTCGCTTTGCCTTTAGAGTAGCCTTGGCGCATTTTGTGTAGACTATTCTGcatttataataatataaaagAGGTTATCAATCTATAGTTGTCCTACCTTGATTGGTATTCTATAGCAGACTCAATAAGAACATTCAAAACAAAAATGCAAACAACAATTACTCAAAACCTTGTAACATTTGTTCGTTTTTGTCACTATAGTAACATTATGTGCGAGTACTGAGCCATAACACAAACAGAAATATGAAACATCAACGATTAATTTGTGAGTTTACAGAACTGCACCCATTTATATAGTACATAGTATCCATAATACACACatagctatacacacacacacacacacacatattgtaCATacgcatatacatacatgcatacacagatATTAGTGCCCCATAGTAGCCACTGCTATCACGGTATTTCTGCATTTATTGATGAGCATCTAATGTTCCGGTACGTCTAATGTtccggtattttttttttttacagttttacactTAATACCAGACCTTGTGGTGAACCAAAAAGAATAAGCTTGTGTGCTGACCCAAATCAGAAGTGGGTTAAGAACATGATAACTGCTGTGTAAGTTgctggataaaaaaaaactggATAGTTTCCATTTGATCCCAAACACATTACCTTATCCGCCCACATTTTTAGGACAACTTACCGATTTAGGGTCCTAGTGGTCAAGTGTAACCTAAGAAAAGTGTAAAAGTTTGGAGCTCTGCTTTAAAACTACCTTTATTTTGCAGCTATACAATCACTTTCATCATGAAAAACCACATTGAAAGACCACCATGACTGCCTATATCTGTAGCAGGGTCGGAAGGTCCAGGCTCTGACCCAATAATGGGCCCCacaagtttaaaaaaagaaagcCCCATTAGAGATGatgttggagccaatcacttaacACTAGGGTCTGTTTCTTAtaagttgattcacaaataattcCTTACACCTTATTGACTGAGAAAAACAAAGTTTAGAATTTAATTAAGAGTGGGCATGCACatcttctgtatagatggaggatgtGCCCTCAGAATGATTTTATCTGGTGGGTCCAAGAATCCCCAAACCAATACTGGCCCCCAGCATCAAGGGGTGGATAAATTCCCCTTCTTGGTAAAGGGGCAaaattacatcatccatacttttTCTTGTTACAAATGGGTACAAAGGTTAAGGTCCCTTTTTACTGGCAGAAGATTTCCTGTCCCGGTAACGATAATAGCATGTCGATCGGCGCTTGTATAGTACATTTAAATAAGGCAATCGTCATGAGTGTGAAGACGAACAATTGTTAATACGATTGTTGGTCCTCATACAGTTTGcatgttgtcagcagcacatcccttGTTTACATCGggaaatgtgctgctgacaagcaATGAGAGTTTACTCGTTTGTTGGATGATtgctgccatgtttacacgggccgatgatcgggaacttaaagaggacctgtcacaagGTCAAAAAAGTTGAAATGGTaatctgacctgaatagcgctgtctccctcatTCCAGCTCAACTTTTCCTGGACCCCCAGTTTAAGCGAtacggcccactgttgtgttggttcGCTCTATGCTAATTCTCTGTAGTTAGCCACCAGTGCGTGAACTATGGAAAATTAACATTTAGGGAGCCAACAAAACAGTGGACCATATCTTTGGACCGGAGGGGtccagggaaaaaataaaaacagtgctCAGAGAAACTGTGCTATTCAGCTCAGATAAGCAGTTCAACTTATGacttatgacctagtgacaggtcctctttaacagtGAACAAACAAAAGAGTTtgggagattaaaaaaaaatactgaactGGTGTCTGGtaaagtcaatttttttttttacatgagagCAATAGATTATAAAAGTCTATGCAGATTACCAGTCACATGCAAAGACACATAACCACATAAATTAGTCTTTAGAAATAATCCTAATACTAAAGTATTCTATTACTGAGATCTGAGAATAGAAAAGAGGTATGttttttctccagaaacagcgccactcttgtccatgagctgtgtctggtattgcagccaatATTCACTTGAATGCGGTTGAGCCATAATAACAGACATCCCATGAACAAGAGTTGTTTCTGGGGAAAAATCAGATCCCTTTTctttaatctcatacaacccataGTGAAAATCCTTGTGTCATACATCGCCccactcaggccctgcactaggaatAATACTGTGTATCAGCGTTCCTTtagaggctgtgtacacctttaaaaacacacacacatatatatatatatatatatatatatatatatatatatatatatataaaaaggaaaaagaaaaatagaagCAGCACCGTAATTTAAAGTATCGGGTGCACAAGTTCCTCTTCAGACa
This genomic stretch from Rhinoderma darwinii isolate aRhiDar2 chromosome 4, aRhiDar2.hap1, whole genome shotgun sequence harbors:
- the LOC142760719 gene encoding C-C motif chemokine 20-like, whose amino-acid sequence is MIPSGSLCLSLALTLLILQGVSPAFGMFDCCRKHTTKKFKVSQVGMFESYYHQDSAEVCDIDAIVFTLNTRPCGEPKRISLCADPNQKWVKNMITAVKKQTQKSKKHQHKKRQKLCKRMKKN